The nucleotide window agtcccattttagttaggttggtggccgctttaggcttgtaaataaaggttgtgtcatgtggacacgtgtgagagatttttgatctataatggaccattttaccctttattgtgcaactattcagagcttgtagagtctgtttgtaatttgcattgtctatgaagtgttttcggaaatgtttgcttgtggatcctggatcccgattgaggcgttttctctaatccgttctttcttttgtgggtcctaaggggcatgggaggctttggggaggttgacctttgcagacggacacgcaagggtgccgcacgacttaggcaaaactagctaagtccgtgacaataaggcttcgggccatggattcgggcatcgggccaagaagagcggatattgagccaaggatatcggatttgtagagtcaactagccgattgggcaataggtcataagagaggacgatgcgccaaagaggatgatgccggacaacatgattcatgcttagtaataattgtctagatcgaagtatgttttacatgtgcaggattaactacgatagcaaggcatgaagcaaaatgaagttaccGAGTCAagcacatgatttcgttgggagttcaagagttcgtcggaagtccaaacgtttgtcgaaagttctgcaggaaccagtcgagaagtccaagagcttgctggaagaagcttgtcgaaactcgccaagaagatcgtcataaagtctaggagcttaccgaaaGTTCGTTGGAATATTGCtgggagatcatcggaagttcatcggaagatcaccggaagctcgccggaagaaaccaagacatagggacttgtttagcttaagtatgccttagatttcgtagttagcacgtaattaggattggatttgggccaactcaattaggagccagttgggcccatgtaaggactgtgttaggcccaatgaaatgcccaaacagtgatccaataagtggcaccgtcatggcacagtctctgagactatgtcaggcattggtaccgctagtctgggtggtggtaccgcccctggcagggtgccaggcgatggtaccgccagtttgggtagtggtatcacctagtggcCTAGTGCTAggagatggtaccgccagactgggtggtggtaccacctagtgtagtgtcaatgttagactgacactagcggtggtaccgctcaaacctaggaaacccgggatgagatatttttagactccaagtttgaatcaacttgagacctataaatacccctctcatccctggttaacacacataagacttgagagtaaaaatagaaaaaaacgctactgcaatcttatgtgaactcctctcaaaagttctatgtgttagaatagtttgagagaggagtaagtgggggtgtaagggttatcttctagacCCGATAAATGgaaaatcgagttgtaaaaggtggttggtctttgcctattgaaggaagaccgatagtggatgccggtggccttgatggaagaggaatcggcggagtggatgtaggtcatgacgaccgaaccactataaaaatctggtttgctttactttgagcaatttactttaaactgtaaaCTGCTTTCTCATTACATGCTATGCTCCTcttattgctttcaaagttaagcattactaaaattggttttatcgtaagAAACAAAGAAATTTTCGTAACCGACGTGATTtgaccgctgcattaattcacccaaaacccccccccacccctctccCCACTATTAGTGCCAACTCTGTTCCtaacagtaggcagtttgatatatgctatggttTATACTTGGCCAAATTTAGCTCATGTAATTGCAGTTGTCAACTGATTTCCATCTAACCCTGGTAAGGAATATTGGGTAAcaatgaaatggatattaagatatctaagaggtacttccaggttgtgtttatgttttggcaatagTGAACttatgttagaaggttacacaaatGTAGACATGGTAGGTGATATTGATTctaagaagtccacttcggggttcttgatgacgtttacagggggagcagtctcttggcagtctaagttataaTATATAGTAATTACTGAAACTTGCAAGGAAACtttgtggatgaaaaagtttctacaggaattaggCCTGAAATAGAAAGGAGTGTTATTCATCTCTCCAAAAATTCAACATACTATTCTAGATTCAAGCATATTGATGTTAGATATCATTGgattcatgatgtgcttgagatgaaagaattatactTGGAAAAGGTGTATACCAATGAGAATAAatcagatatgttgataaagtctctgcctaaggagaagcttgaagcatgtgggCGAAGAGTGGACTTAGTATAACCCACCATTGAGCCCAAATATgatgtattaaaaaaaaagaaaaaagggaaaCAAAAACATTATATGAATCTTTCTATCCCATATCAGTTCCTCATGACTTGAAGACGGTAAGATTATAAGAAAGAACAGGTCGGAATGTCCTACAATGACACAAGAAATCTATTAAATAGCTTTAGCTCAATCAAATGCTAGAGGAGATTACTATATGCTGAGAGCTGCTTAGCCTCGATCATAGCCTCTTCGACTCTCTCAAGGTAGTTTCCTACTATACTCACTTTGTGATATCTAAActttttcttttatgaaatcCATATGTGGTGATGATTATATATTATGGTTGAGCCAAGATCtgtattcttgatgttattataatcctctaattattctggagaagatttattataaatatgtTATTATTATCGGTGATAATAgaagtttgaagtggactacggGATTTTTTCTATATTAGGTTTTCTACGTGCCTCTCTTTGTGATTAATTTATTGTTCTACTATTTATGTTGTTTtggttaatatttatattttgataacaAATTAGTATTTTGACGAGAaatttattttgatacacaaaagaATTATTTCGGTATAATAATTTTTCCCAACAGAAACCCAGTTACTTGTCAACACCATCATCTTTGTCATCAACTGGTGTAAGGAAATCAAGTAAAACAATTGGTTTTCATAGTGCTATTTTACATGGATTACTTCTTTTTAGGATAATTATAATCCAATTAATATACTTATCGCTTTGTGCTTTTATCCGACCTGAACCAATGAATAAAAATCATCAATCTGTTGAGATCCTTGAAAAGTAGATATAAAAATCCATTATCTTTAGAGAAAGTTGATCGATTAATTTCGGCCTTTGTTTTTCGtttctttctttctattcttGGAACCACAGACTATGATTGAGAAGTTTTGTTGGCTATCAGAATGGATATAGAATGAAGTGCTTCCCAACATAAACTGAGGATGAAAGTATTTTGGATTTTTCAGCTTATTAAACAATCTATTTTGCCTAAACAGGTCATCTCCTTCAGTTCTCCCAACTAGATTGTACTCATGGATTGTTCTTTACTTGATGTTAGGAATGGACAGATAGAATTATTTGTCATAATGTTTCTAGAAATGACCCTTTCAATATTAAATTGGTTTTTGGACGATGATGCATGAATCATGGCTGGTAATTGCATCGAACACATTACAATTATGTGCACCATTGAAATTAAATTAGCCTGAGTTTTTAAACCTCACACATCTCTGATAAGTTTTGGACGTTATTCTATGGCCATCTTCGGTGTGCTCACCGGTGTCAAGCCACAGTTCTGCGACCTTATGTGGTCTCCATGCTCGAGGTATGTGGTCCTTCGTCTTGGATAGCGGTCACTCTGGTGTGGAATTTTGGGCCACAGAAGATCCAAAACGAAGTGATAAAGGAAGAAAAACAACAGATGCAACTACTCGATAtaaccatgaaaatgatttgatcgtGGTATTTGAGCTCACAAAATGATGAGGCAAATGTAGCAGAACAAACTTGCACCATCACGACACAGTAGGGTGCTTTGCCAGTTTGCTGCGATGACAACCAGGACTGAGGACGAAGATGAAAGGTTATGTTCACAGTTAACGATAGCAGACACTGAACGGTACCCAACGGAAATAATAAGCATGTGTAACATGAACAACTGCTACGTAAATATAAGCTGAGGAGGCAAACAAGTGGTCATCAGTTGAAGCCGAGTATGTGGATGAGGGCAAGGGTGTTGCTCGTATACTTCTCCACCTTCCGGATCCGGTAGGAGACGTCGGTCCTCACAGTCCCGGCCGCCACCCTCACGAACCCGTCCCTGCACGTGACCTCGTCCGTCAGCGCCGTGCTCATCCACGTCAGGGCGTTGGACACCCGCCAGGTAACCTCCGGCCCGACCACCTTACCCAGACCCTTCATCTCCGCCCCCGCCCGCAGCGCCCACCCCGCGGCGTCGTCCAGCAGGTCGGAGCAATCGAGCAGCGCCGCGTGCTCTAGGCCGGTGGTGCCGCGGCCGGCCGCCGGCACGTGGGAGGTCAGCGAGCGGAGCCGGGCGAGGGTGAGTTTGGCCGCGACGTGGGCGAGCTCTACGGCGTTCTGCTGCACTACACTGGCGTAGCCGGCGAGGGACGAGTAGCAGAGGTCCGGGTAGAGGGTGGCGGCGCAGCTCTTGCGTATGAACTCCGTCGAGTTGCTGCTTCCGGCGCTTGGCGTTCCAGCACTCGCAGCCGGATTCATGGTGCcggcgaggaggaagaagaagaagataaggtCGGTACAAGAGACGACCATCCTCATGGAGAATGTTTTACAGCTTTGGACTCAAGTGGGGAACGAGAGGAGCTACACGGATCTTTATATAACACCTGGATACGACTACGTGGCTTCAGAGGATGCATGCACTACAGGATAGACGTCATCTATTGTCGTGAATGAAGTCGTAACGAAGGTTGTGGTGTCGCCATCACTGTTGAAGCAACGTGGGCGATCTTTTGTTTTATGCGGGCTAAAGACCGAGCGTATCGCACCGCATGCTACGCGACGTGGACGCATGTGATGAGCATTGTCTTGTGTTGGATGCAAGAAACAAATCTTGGATCACTGGATTGTTCTTGCTGCATGTGAAATGTGTCGCATAAgttttggtatatatatatatatatatatatatatatatatatatgtatatatatatatatattcacctcCGGTAACAGCTCCACATCCTGTTcaacaaaagaagataaaagcTGTCATGTCCATTGAATAGAAAAtattaaagaaatattttttattatatgaaatattaatCCTAATAACTAGTAGTCAAGGGGGTGATTGACTACGGGAGATAAGTGGAGACATAATTATTAAGGACCAAACCTTCTCATTTTCACCTAATCTTAATTCACTTTAGGAACTTGACTAGGACATTAGAGGGGGTCACTTTGAGAACCCTATCCGACATTGGTTTTAGTTCGTGTTGACTCCACATCAAATATATGACGGCACATCTAGTGTATTTGAGAGCACAAGTTGGATCGGGATCGACTTGAGCTAATCAACCATTTCAAGTCAAGCATCGCATCATTTTTGCTATAAAACGATGGTTGACATGTCATAGGAGCAGTGTGGAATCAACACTTTGAACAAATACCCTAATGAAGACACTTAGTACCCCACGTACAATTAGTACCTTCACCAACCTCGAGCAATAGTCGATGTTCCCTTTGACACTTTTGGGTATGTACACTCCACTCTAATATCATAGTTTGTTCAATGGTCTTGCCACAAGTGCAAGCCTTAACGGTTAACGGGGATGATGCCATCTATCATTCCCTTCATGCCATAACAACCCCAACTCACAACTATGCAAACTCCATTGCAACAACCATCGGTCTTAGCGCTAGTAAATGTACGTCAACCAACTACAATGCCCCCAATGTTAGAATGCTTAATATCACTCTTGACATAAGGTGCCTTGTAAATCCTCATTGTTGAAATTTCTactcttaatcctaattaataAACTCTGATGATCATACCATAAGGGCATAAATACAAGAGATGGACAAGTGTCAGGAGTTCCACCTTAACAAGGGAGAAGAACACATTGAGGGTACAATAAGATTATCCTTTGTCCAAAAATATCTAAGAGGAGACACTGACCCAAATGAGCAAGAGAATGTGGctaatttttatacttaaataGCTTTCGACAACATATCAGATGCCCTACGATCGTTGTATTTCCATATATGGTCATTGCCAATCATCTCCTTTAGCTACCtctgttagtcataggtgtcctacaagtcaatcacgtgagtgatgacacatgtgagttGACATATAGTCTTATTGCttactattattatttagtattttattactttatattgtctattgcttaaatatattgtgatatcatacaatgagaatcgaattatgatgagatcacgataataagactgattcacctttaaacacagactctaaataatcccggtcataggttattcgagaaggacatcgagataaccaaataagctggtgtgctatatacccatccatatgatggatgcaactggtctcatagttgttcg belongs to Musa acuminata AAA Group cultivar baxijiao chromosome BXJ1-11, Cavendish_Baxijiao_AAA, whole genome shotgun sequence and includes:
- the LOC103974805 gene encoding 21 kDa protein-like, producing the protein MVVSCTDLIFFFFLLAGTMNPAASAGTPSAGSSNSTEFIRKSCAATLYPDLCYSSLAGYASVVQQNAVELAHVAAKLTLARLRSLTSHVPAAGRGTTGLEHAALLDCSDLLDDAAGWALRAGAEMKGLGKVVGPEVTWRVSNALTWMSTALTDEVTCRDGFVRVAAGTVRTDVSYRIRKVEKYTSNTLALIHILGFN